One Patescibacteria group bacterium genomic region harbors:
- a CDS encoding UDP-N-acetylmuramoyl-L-alanyl-D-glutamate--2,6-diaminopimelate ligase: MKKIIKKAIKIFLPERFYNSLTAYFWHLPKAVLANIFYRFPAKKLRVVGVAGTKGKSTTSYLISQLLESQGKKIALISTTTIKIGGEEKLNDLKMTSADSWYLQKFLSQAVREKCEFVVLETSSHALKQFRTRGIYFEIALLTNLTPDHQEYHSSPEDYIFTHKKMISKKTKALVFNSDDSYLEPFKKIPVKKISFGLDRESDLQAEKIQAEKSGSKLELGFDSNRLKLQIPLPGKFNVYNVLAALSALYGLGFDLTKLVNSVSGLKPAPGRVEKIPNSLGIEIIVDYAHSPESFENFFSAIKPYVKNHLIAATGACGERDASKRPIMGNILSKYCDYAVITNDDPFSEDPEKIARELISGISIEHEKILDRKQAIQKAIKIAQKGDTVVVLGKGAEQWQVFKDKKIPWDDREVIRQIIKTK; the protein is encoded by the coding sequence ATGAAAAAAATCATCAAAAAAGCAATTAAAATTTTCCTGCCGGAAAGATTTTATAATTCTTTAACCGCTTATTTTTGGCATCTGCCCAAAGCGGTTTTAGCAAATATTTTTTACCGTTTCCCAGCGAAAAAATTAAGAGTCGTTGGCGTGGCTGGCACTAAAGGCAAATCTACAACCAGTTATTTAATCAGCCAATTATTAGAATCGCAAGGCAAAAAAATCGCTTTAATCTCAACTACTACGATTAAAATCGGCGGAGAAGAAAAGCTTAATGACCTGAAAATGACTTCAGCTGATTCTTGGTATCTGCAAAAGTTCTTAAGCCAAGCAGTCCGAGAAAAATGCGAATTTGTAGTTTTGGAAACTTCATCTCATGCTTTAAAGCAATTTCGGACTCGGGGGATTTATTTTGAAATAGCCCTATTGACCAACCTAACTCCGGATCATCAAGAGTATCATTCTAGCCCGGAAGACTATATCTTCACTCACAAAAAAATGATTTCTAAAAAAACCAAAGCTTTGGTTTTTAATTCAGACGATTCTTATCTTGAACCGTTTAAAAAAATACCCGTCAAGAAAATAAGTTTTGGTTTAGATCGGGAAAGTGATTTGCAAGCAGAAAAAATTCAGGCTGAAAAGAGCGGTTCAAAATTAGAACTGGGTTTTGATTCAAATCGGCTAAAGCTGCAGATTCCTTTGCCGGGCAAGTTTAATGTTTACAATGTTTTAGCTGCCTTATCAGCGCTTTACGGATTGGGCTTTGATTTAACAAAATTAGTTAATTCAGTTTCCGGGTTAAAGCCAGCGCCGGGCCGAGTGGAAAAAATTCCCAATAGTTTAGGCATTGAGATTATTGTTGATTATGCTCATTCACCTGAATCGTTTGAGAATTTTTTCAGCGCCATCAAACCTTATGTCAAAAACCATTTAATCGCCGCGACCGGCGCTTGCGGCGAAAGAGACGCAAGCAAAAGGCCGATTATGGGAAATATTTTATCTAAATATTGTGATTATGCGGTGATAACAAATGACGACCCTTTTAGCGAGGATCCGGAAAAAATTGCCCGAGAACTGATAAGCGGGATAAGCATTGAACATGAAAAGATTCTTGACCGCAAACAAGCAATCCAAAAAGCGATTAAAATCGCGCAAAAAGGCGACACCGTGGTTGTTTTGGGCAAGGGCGCGGAACAATGGCAAGTATTTAAAGATAAAAAAATCCCTTGGGATGACAG